The Thunnus thynnus chromosome 1, fThuThy2.1, whole genome shotgun sequence nucleotide sequence cttttttttatttctgctcaTTTTGATTTATCATAAGGATTTAGTGCCAGTTGGGGCAATTGGGGAATATTAGTTataggaaaacaaaaaatacactaCTTGAACCCAGACGgattcttttcttctcttaatATGACAAAGCTGTtccaatttaaaatgattagGGTTTATTCCATGGACTCACATATTTGTTCAAGCTtttataaaacaatttaatactTCAATTTTGTGCAAAGTGCCATGAAAGAAAAATCTCAGTCCTGTCAaagacaattttttttgttttaaagtcgCTCTACAAAACTGGACATGGTTATGGTTTGACACACAGTGTGAGAGACAGGGCAAACTCATGTGGTTAGCGCAGAATATTGAATATttatgaaaacaggaaaagctgTCACGGGGAATAGCACATGGAAATCTGTACTCCAACACACAAACCGCCATCACTGTCAACAATGGCAGGAACACAGCAAGCTACTTCCACTGCATTTTGTCTgactcttcatctctcttttctcttacgtgttgatgttttctgtgttttctttctctccccttctctaTCCCACTTATTGTTTTGGCTTGCTAGTCAAGTGGAGATGAAGACAGAGGTAGTTAAATAGTTGAACTTGAGCCAAAACATGAAGAAATACAGACTGGGTGGAAGAGTCATGGAACCTCAATCAACATAATTTCCAGGTTTATCAAAGAGTTATGACAGTTATGAATCATCTTTCAAATTTCTGCCTTGGGGCTCGACACTCTCTTTTTCCTGGAACACATGAGCCTAGTTGTTCGGGTTTCCTGCCACACATACCTGTACAAACGGAAAGTCAAAGGTAGGACTACCACTGTCAGTCATATCACAGGAACTTCATGGGGGACATGCAAAATTCTATATAAGGAGCCAAAAAGcaacagcagtgttttgttgtCATGATTGCACAACCTCCTATTGTAAACTCTAGTGAGGGGATTACTCGTCTGCCGGAGGCAATTATCATTACAAAGTGCTTACAAAATGTTTACTGCTTTACAGCACATGTGTTTGacatttatgtattattttttttagtttaaatttaTGACGCCATGTGTGGAATGAGGTCGTGATATAAATAAACTTAGGAAGGTTCTGCATCAgggactaaaaaaaaaaaagatatgaatAATAGGATGCTGATGCTGATTAGTATGTCTAAAATCATGTTGAAAGAAAACCAAGGGACAGTTTTCCCCTTCATCGAAACTGAAAGGAAAATCAAAACTGAAAGCATTACTTTGACATGATTAACAAAACTAATTTACACCATACTTGAGGAAATTCTACACCGGAATTTCTATACTGATAAAATCAAAAGATCTTTCTCTGGTATTTACAGCATTTCACATACTGAATGTAAGGGCGTATGATTTCAATCTTTTTGAAATCACATGCTCACTTTTCTGAGGTATAGACTATCTCCTCATAACAATATGCACATCTGCAGACATAGATCCTCACTAGCTGTAGGTCAGCTGCAATAAACAAAAAGTTGTTACCTCCCTAATGTGTTATTTCTGTCCCGTGTTTCCACTGAGGGATTATTATCAACATGAACCCACTAACAGGTGTGTTGTTTTGAGCTTTACAGAATAAACTGTTTTCCAGTGCCCTGTTTTGAATTATCTTTCTTTCTGCGTTGCTTTCAGTTATTTAGCTTTAATCCAAACACACATGGATGTAATGTGGTCGTGTTAAGCGTGTCACATGCCAAGTGACTCACTGAACTGGTCAATTATGTGAAGTCAAGTATGTAGGGGGTGATATCCTCTgagacacacaggcagactTGATGGCTCTCCCATTATCACCTAATAGATTCTTGTGTGTGCATTcctatgatgaaaagtgaagtcATATTACTTATAATTTAGAAGAGAAACAAATCAGcagaattatttaaaaaatgtttaagcCAATATTGTTCATACGTCATAGATTGTTGTTCAAGTTCATTTTTTGacacttgatttatttttagataATTGTAAAATTCCATTTCGTAGTCATCCACACagcaaaaataaattacatggTTAGTCTGAAGTCAAATATTTGCCTTGTACAAACGAATACATTGAGTATATTGGCTTTACAGTTGGGCATTCTTACTATATTTAATAAGTTACTCAATGCTTGTCTATTACCGAATCTCAAATTCATCATCCAGTGTAATTTCAAGCTGGCATTGAACTTCACTGTATCAGGGAGTGCCTTGAAAAGTAGACTGTGGAAACATTccttaaattttattttacacaaaagcCAGTTGTACTGAAAGGAACGTTAACAAAAACTATACATAACTGACCTTAAAGTTCAGATATAACAATGTATGTTTAAACCTTTTCTTCTGTGGTTATTTAGATTTCGACTGACATACTTTGATTGGGACAGTAAGTGTAGTATTTGACTTATATAACTGATTACCATTGATTTATTgctattatacacacacatacacacacatacacacacacgcacaaacacacacacacacacacacacacacaaactgaaattCATAAATCATATTTGATGAGACTTTTAAAAGAGTGTTGATGTATTATGAATACTGAGCTGTGTAAAGGGAGGATGTTTTGACTCAGTAAAAGCAAGATAAAATTGTTGCACTTCATTCATTAATGTGTGCTCTAAAACTATTTTCCATTATAAATATCATTTTTGATCTTGGTTCTTGATCTTTGCATTGTGTTGCATTGTAACCGTAGAACAGCAGTCGTACTGGATGGGTGGAGGAAAGGATGAGAGACTGCGTGTGTCAATGTGAGCCCCTCCCACCTCCTGTATAAAGGCTCCCTGTCTGGTGTGTAGGAGCTATTAGCAGAGTGACACAGCTGCCTTACAGAACCAGTGGCAATTTCAAGAAACCTGTGGAGTACTCTTTTACAAGAGGAGCTTTCTCATCCAACTGAATTACCAGAGCGTTACAGGTATGTGCACTTTCTTTTAAAGAAGACATTGCTATGATTGCTCTGCTCCCAGCTGATGGCTTTATCCTTGCTTTTTTGAGGTCAGGGCACAAGTGTATAGACAAGGACAGGTTATCTGTCTGGTTATATAAGCAGTTCAGCTCTTAATGTGTGCGTCTGTAGAGGAATTGCCTTCAAGGTGCAACAACATCTGACAGAAGCACTACATCATATAGTTTATAGTTGCAGTtaattttgttctgtttcatgAACATGCAACTGAGTTTAATAgcatttaagtttttgtttgacttttgaGTTGAGCCTATTTTGGACCCCTCATTGGCAGACAGTGTCCTTCACTTTATTGGCCAGGGGCCCAAAGCATGGTTGTAGGTTTACTTAACCGAGCAAAATCTGACCTTAGcttaactttttaaataaatgaatgataagTGCAAATAACTTGGCTTTTGGACTCTTGTGTAAGCAAGCAGCAGTGTGGTACTTATGGGCATACTGTATGAGTGTGGTTTACATGCATAAAGGGACAATAGGAAATTCAAGAAGTTAATAAGTTAATaagttattaataaataaataaataaataaatgaatgttttttctacTCTCCACAGGtgttaaagacaaaatgaaattgaTCTTCCAGTCCTTCCTCTATTGCTGTCTGCTGGCGACAGTAGCACACTGTGTGGAACTTGAAGTGAATCCAAAGTTGAAAAAAAGGTGAGTTAACTGATCGAGTCATTCATTCAATAAtcctttttttccctgctgATGAAACATGTGACAGTCTGTCAAGTCTATGACAGCAGCTACCTGTCTACTGAATTATCTACCTAAGActaatggatttttttccctcccctaGGCTAAGCATATGGCTAGGGAGCAGATTGAGACGGGATCTAGACAGTGTATCTGTAGAGAAGCCAGCAGACTCTCAGCACTTTGTCAGACCAGAAGATATCAGGGATACCCTGCTGCCACATTCCAGGTAAGAGCATTTACCATACAACTTTGATGATCTACACACTGCCTCCATTAGGTCATCATggcatttttttgtcagtttgtcatcaaaatgttttctaCAACAACTAAGGAATGAGCAGCTTGGATTaatgtctcttttctctccctttgtAACTCCAGCACTGACATCAATGTCCGAACCAAAAGGTCTAAAAATTCATCCAACCAGTCGAGAAGACAAGGTTGTTTCCTGGGCACCTGCACAGTGCATGACTTGGCAGACCGCCTGCACCGGCTCAATAACAAGCTGAGTATTGGGAGTGCCCCTGTTGACAAGATCAGCCCACAGGGATACGGCCGGAGGCGTCGCTCCCTTCCAACACACAAAGTCACACTGAGGCTAGATCAGGGCAGGCTGAGGCCCGTGTGGAGCAAAACCGACTCACGAGTTTACAAGCTTGAGTCTCTCCTCAGACGGACATGAGCGGGACTTCACGAGAGGAGTTGGGAACAAAAGCGAGGGAGTAGCTCAGACTTAgtgtcctctctgctctgttctaAAATTCTCCAAATGCCTCAGACTCCTGCCAAGTTTTCTCCAGCACATTTTTTCCAGGCATGAGGACTGAGTTTGAGCAAGACTGGCTGCACTGAGTTTCTCTGAGAGCTGAGCCTTTGCAGCTCAGCGATGTAGAGCGTGCAAACAACTGCATCTGGCTTACAGACACTGGATGGCACAGCGTGGAGCAACTACAGGTGCTGCTCTCTGCTTTGGCAGAGGGGCAGGAAGAGTGCTAATACCTGGCAAAGTGGACACATCCTCTGGCTTATAGGGGGAACTTTCTTTTAATATTCTTGGACCTTAATCATTTCTTCCTCAAGGCCAGGACTTTATTAAGTGCTATCCTCTAAGGATTATACCACCGTGTTCCATCAACCTGTCAGTACTTGTCTGCACTTTTCTATTTGGACTTAAAGTCAAATGAATCATCAGGAAAAGACATCTTCATCATAATGCCAAACAGGGAGATAGGCTACAGAACTCTGAAGCTCTCAGTCTTTATCGAGTTTTGGACACTGTATAAGGGAAAATGCCTTAGATTCTGTGAGATATGTGCCAGTCCACAATGGATTGAAATATACTTGAAATTATTGTTGTTTGTACAAAAACATGTGcaatctgtatttgtttttttattgcagatatatgtatatatgaattcttttatttaatattatatagAGGTTACATTAAAGTACTTATGCAGATAGAACTATTTTTGTACAGGAAGAAATATATATGGGCATTGTAGCTATTTGTCATTATTCTTTTGCAAACTGTGGTAATAGGATATCTGTTTTATAggtatattatatatttgtaaatgtgttCTATTTTATTTGTGTCAAAGCAATAACATTGtcattcaataaacattttgcaTACAAAATCTAGACCTTGTCCAGACCTCCTTTGCTTCTGGCTCTTGTAAATTGAAAGTGGCATTCTATTGTCTGGAGTTCACTGCTACAGCAAGACACAGAGCACCTGGTCTCTGTTAAGTGATTACAGGGTCTCATTAGAGCCTCCCCTCTTCTCACTACATTCCCCTAGTTATGACGCCccccctcaaacacacaaaaaaaaagggcagaCAGGGTGCCAGGCGCATTCCTGCTTCGTTCAGCTCATATTTGTTGGCTCACCCCAC carries:
- the adma gene encoding adrenomedullin a, with product MKLIFQSFLYCCLLATVAHCVELEVNPKLKKRLSIWLGSRLRRDLDSVSVEKPADSQHFVRPEDIRDTLLPHSSTDINVRTKRSKNSSNQSRRQGCFLGTCTVHDLADRLHRLNNKLSIGSAPVDKISPQGYGRRRRSLPTHKVTLRLDQGRLRPVWSKTDSRVYKLESLLRRT